AGATGGCATTGTGTTTGCACTGAATTTTAGAAGACTGAGAAAATGTAAGAATGAGAACTGTCTGCAGAAGAAGTGggaaaaacaaaagggagaaCAGTTTTGCCTGGGGGGATTTGTACTGTCATCAGTTAGTGTAAATCAGTGCATTCTCTTCTCAGTCTATGCCATGGACGAGTGTAGGAGAGATTGTGGAGAGTAGAATTTATAGATTGTATTCTCGCTTCTCATTAACTTACAATGTTAATTTCAGAGGCATACCCTGTTGAAGTCTGATCTCCAGTTGTCAGTAGTCTCTGACACTCGCCCCACTTCAGTCACGTATATGCAGTCTGTAAACAAGCCTTTTAGGCAGCTCTGAATCTCTGGAACTCTGATGCTTTTTACAGAGCAGATAAACTAGGTAGTTTAACATGTTTTAGGGCTTACCCTTCCATGGTTCTTTTTTGGTGTAAACAACCATGTAGATATGGATATCCCTCCTGTGAGGTAAACAGGAATATGCTATATACTTGCCttcatcttgcttttttcatttgtatgtattctgaaGATCATCCCACAGTCGCATATGCAGATATTTTGCCATGCCTCAGTTCTTTTTTAAGAGCTCCAGAATACTTCATTatagaatatttcatattttattcattgaatcccctattgttggacatttgggtggaTTCCAGCATTTTGATATAACTAGAGCTCCATACATAACATCTTTccacattttcacatttctgcCAAGGAtattaagaaatcattttctgggttcctttttttctttttccactttcttttatatgccttttctatttctccttttcatatCTACTTCAGCTTTTTTTCCTTACCTCATGTTGTATGGTTCTGTGGTGACGTAGAGAAAAGGACCtatgatttttaatatgtatattaactTTAAATGTATAAACATTGTTATGTAACataatataaatagtatatatgAACATGACATATTAATGTTTTAGTATATAATATACCAATTAACATAATAGCTgtatattaaaagtatataaatatatatttaaatttgtattgaTGGAGTGTCTTTCTTTAGCTATTTAATAgctaattgaaaaataataactaattaaATTTCCCATTCTTGAATAATACCTGATGATTGCAATCATATAAAACTTTGAAATCAAATTCTGTTCCAATTACCTATTGCAGAGTTCCTGACAATTAAACGTTTTGCTTAACTATGATTGGAAATTATCCTATCTCACTGCTACTATGCGTTCTCCAAATCTGAAACTCTATGTACATACTACTAACTACggaggagaaaagtaaaaaactgaatttttgatATCCTGTAGAGcatctgcttgtgtgtgtgtgtatccttgtAACACATATTCTTgatcacctttttatttttttttaaagggatgatttatatatttttttaaagattcatttatttatttgagagagagagagagtgagtgtgggggcagtggcagagggagagggagagagagaaaatctcaagcagaatcccctctgagtgcagagctcaattaagggctccatcccacgaccctgagatcatgacctgagccgaaatcaagagtcagacacccaactaattgagccacccagccaccccattgatcacatttttatttatttttttaaggaatattcttttttttttttaagattttttttaattcatttgagacagagagatagagagcatgtacaggggagagacagagggagagggagaagcagactcccctctaagccaggagcccaacgtgaggctcaatcccaggacctggagatcatgacctgagccgaaggcagacgctcaaccatctgagccacccaggtgcccctgatcacctttttaaaacttcataatgTATCCATCAGAATTTCTATtagtaaataacagaaatgacTGCAATCAAAGGATACTGGATAGCTTACAGAATTACATAGGTTTGGAGACCCAGAATCAGAGACCGAGGCTGTTCAGCCAGGAGCAGCGCCCCAGACCGTGTACTTTTGGTCTTGCAAGTCCACCACTGCCACTGAGCACTAGATGCTACCGTTTCCACTGCCAGAGGTATAAGACCCTAGATGTTGCTACCCTTGAACTTGACATTGCTACAACTGCCATGAGCAAGGGGAAAAATCTTATGGGTGGTAATAGTACTATGTGAGTGTttaataaataggtaaaaaataTGATCTGTATGTccacttataatttatttttccacttaatcAGGTTTACTTAAATTGTAATACGTTTTATTATgctgaaaacaaataaatgaatgagggcATTGCTATTAAGCCCTTCATGTTTTGGAATTCCTACTCTTTCCTTGGGGTGTTTTACATATTACGTAGGACACTAACTGTGTGACAACAGTATATATTAATGTTGTTAATGTGTATATTGATATTAGTAaggcttgatttctttttcatattttttctactcCAGTGATCACCTTGTGGACCCTGTGAGTTAGTCTATCCACTTTCAGAGACAGTCCTGCTCTGTTTCTTACAGGTCAAGGTTGCGTATTCCACTTTTGGAGACAGCTCTACTGTTTCTTGTAGTTAGGATCTTATATGCTGTTAGAGTGGTAGGTTATCAATAGTGAactatatttcagtttttaaactcTGTGTGGGAGAAGTCTCTAAGTCACACACGAAAAACTAACTTGGTGATTTCCAAGTGTAAATGTGTAAATAATAAGAGTTTACTGATAGTGCTTCAAAACTGTGTGATGTTGAGGTTTTTCTATCGCTTGTTTAGGGCCCAGTTCCTTCATTTACAGGCACGTACCCTTTAATGAGTTCCTATAACTGTCATCAGCCTGGCCAGCCTCCAAATGAAGCTTTTGTTATTCACTGTGTAATTGTATGAGAAATTGCATTaggtaattttcttctctttgtcttcttctcttctttgttttctacaGCTGGCATAACTTTGACAACAGATTGCCTTGAAGATAGCCTCCTGACATGCTACTGGGGGTGCAGTGTTCAGAAATTATATGAAGCTCTGCAGAAGCACTTTTACTGCTTCCGAATAAGCACTCCCCAAGCCCTGGAAGATGCTCTGTATAGTGAATACCTCTATCAAGAACAGTATTTGTATCCTTTTATCTGATATAtcctttaacaaatgaaaattttagacaTTAGACTCTTTTATggataaaataaagtatttgctaAGTTATTATTGATCACCTTTGgtgtattattatatttttgatcATAGTGGCAATTTacctttacattttcaaaaagtattaaaaaggacagcaaagaagaaatatattgcCAGTTACCAAGAGATACTAAAATTGAAGACTTTGGTACAGTGCCCAGATCTCGCTATCCATTGGTAGCACTGTTGACCCTCGCTGATGAGGATGACCGCGAAATTTACGATAttgtaagtaattttaaaattctggaagcATTCCTTTAAGTGATTTGGGTGATGGGTTGTAATTATTTGGTGAATAgaagaaatcttattttaatgtCTGAGGATATACATTTGGCCCAGACACATTTTTTCTTGGAAAAGGAATACCTGGGAAGTACACCTGTGTGATTATTATACATGTAACAGCTTCTTCAGAGTATGACTTCTTTCCCATATGAGTTACAAGAATATGATATTAGTTAGAAAACAAAAGGTATGTTATAGTTGAATTAGTTAATTTTATCATTCTGTATTCTGTCATGTTTGCTGGATATCCTTTGGGAAGCATTTTATTCTTAGCATTTTTAGCACTGAATGAATACGCATTATAATCATCTGAAGTGCTCAGTTTTAAGACCCTCTTTTCTTTACATGCTTGTTTCCATCATAGCCCTTGCAGCACCTACATCTTCTATGTGTTTGATCCCTGTATTTTCAGTAATTATAGTAATCTCCTTTTCTCATGATGTGCTCATTATTTCTTTAGTCTGATAGTTTGTCCCTATTAGTAAGATAAAAGCATCTTAGGGATCTAAGAGGACCTGAGTCCTGACATTCCTCTAAGTATGGTAGAAGCTTATACATGAAATAAACTTTTGGCGAAACTGTTTCATGGTAAGAATGCCCTTATACCCAATTTCCTACTTTTCTGAAGTGCATGATGTCGATATGTTTATTATAAAGATATGGTAACATTTTCATGATActtcataatatatatagtacatttgcaaacattaacttatttattccttctaaCAACCTTGTGTGTTAGGGCAAATACTCTTCTTAGAGACTGAAATGGGAGTCTGAAGAAAACTCCCAGTCATTCAGGAAGAGATGGAACCACTAAGCCTCTGTCGTCCTGTATCAgtaccttaggaaaaaaaaattttaatagaatatcTCCTTGAAACAAGTGTACATTTTCTTGCATTTGGAAAGTGCAGACACTTATTGGGAAATCTAGACCCTGCTCATACACAATCTGGGGTTTTAATGTTACCAAATTGAAATTCCATTGAGCTAAAGTcaatttgttttttccaaataagttatACTAAAAACAGTATACTTCCATAACCTAACACAGTCTTGGAActtaataggtgctcaataaacatgataagtgaaaaaaaccccaacaacccAAAGTCATACCGAGCAATGTTAGTGAGCCTCATAGAGCTTGACAACAATCTCttgttccctccccctcctcccttcttccccctcaCCCTGTTCAGTTGAAGATCAATAAGTACTGTTAGGTTGATGTTTCATATTTCCAGCCTCTGTTCTttaccccacccaccccagcaaGGTAATCCTCTGTCACCACCATGTCACCCGTGTCTTCTaagctcccttccttccttcctttccttcaaaacaaaaagGTCAGATCTGTCACCTTCCTCCCATTCTCCCCTTTTGGCTTCTTTCCCCCTCACTGAGGTTGATCTTATCTATTTAAGGTACCCAGagtcttctttgttttctgactTTCTTCCTCAGTCTAAACAGAGGGGCACATGCGTGCacacctgtgtgtgtatgtgtgttaaaatatatataacataaaatttaccattttaaccactttccAGTGTGTATGTCAATGGCACTATAAACAGGGAAAGATTTGTTCACAGCCCCCGGATCTGACTGGAATGAGGACGACATGGCCCAGCTGTAGTTGTGGCGGGTGCATTCCCACGGGGGAGCTGGGGTGGCCGGCCCTCAGGGGTTAATaggcattttctcttttccttttaaagtctcCTTCTCTGGGTCTTTTCTTCTCATCAGCTGGCGCCCTCCCTTTATTCCTGTTAaatctttcttctccatctcttatCACTGAGACTGGGCCTAAGTCGgaattaaagcatatttttagCATGGTTTGTATTAATGTTCTctgttctgaattttaaaagcaaaccgAGCATTtggtttttcaatattttctctggGGGTCAGAGTCTAAATcggaagaaaaaaacattaaactcTACCATTCCTGTTGTAAcagtaaaaattacattttgctaGTGTAGTCAGTTTGTTATTTTAGGTAGAAGTGGGGGTTGTTACtgcattattttgattttgacatttttttcattttactca
The sequence above is drawn from the Ailuropoda melanoleuca isolate Jingjing unplaced genomic scaffold, ASM200744v2 unplaced-scaffold3687, whole genome shotgun sequence genome and encodes:
- the LOC117798878 gene encoding cell growth regulator with RING finger domain protein 1-like; this encodes MTNEAQHTSHITKFQHLLKLCIIFFFFFFRFGWDVPVILRNSEETLFNTRVFKKQMRQVKNPFGLEITNPSSASITTGITLTTDCLEDSLLTCYWGCSVQKLYEALQKHFYCFRISTPQALEDALYSEYLYQEQYFIKKDSKEEIYCQLPRDTKIEDFGTVPRSRYPLVALLTLADEDDREIYDIVSNFKILEAFL